A single region of the Dehalococcoides mccartyi genome encodes:
- a CDS encoding F0F1 ATP synthase subunit A: MPKKKILGMPMPVFWPVMIAILAILAVGFLSGPIGVALFGDLGFPDWMKITTPKPELPAAELFSIGPVVITNTILTAWITILVLVGLSIAATRKMKLVPGRLQGALEMVLSWIYNMCVDAAGEKFGRKFFPLVATIFLFIIVNAWMNLLPGYNTIFIELGNGHEAHLLRGANTDINLPLALAAITFFMVEYWGIKTLGGFHYLSKFFNFKPLINAFRHKEGVIGIFNGFITIFVGLLEFFLEFVRIISLTFRLFGNMIGGEILILMITFLAPFIIGIPFYGLEMLVGFVQALVFCNLALVFSLIAVTPHGEENH, from the coding sequence GTGCCAAAGAAAAAGATTTTAGGTATGCCCATGCCGGTATTCTGGCCAGTAATGATAGCTATACTGGCAATTTTAGCGGTCGGTTTCCTGTCCGGCCCTATAGGTGTCGCCCTCTTTGGTGATCTTGGATTTCCTGACTGGATGAAAATTACCACCCCTAAGCCGGAGCTTCCGGCAGCCGAGCTTTTCAGTATTGGTCCTGTAGTAATTACTAATACTATCCTTACCGCATGGATTACCATTCTGGTGCTGGTGGGTCTGAGTATTGCTGCCACCCGCAAAATGAAACTCGTTCCCGGTCGTCTTCAGGGTGCTTTGGAGATGGTGCTTAGCTGGATTTACAATATGTGTGTCGATGCTGCCGGTGAGAAATTCGGACGTAAGTTTTTCCCTCTGGTTGCTACTATCTTCCTTTTTATCATAGTAAATGCATGGATGAACCTTTTACCCGGTTACAATACCATATTTATAGAGCTGGGCAACGGCCACGAAGCTCACTTGCTCCGTGGTGCTAACACCGATATTAACCTGCCTCTGGCTTTGGCTGCCATCACCTTTTTTATGGTGGAGTACTGGGGCATCAAAACCCTGGGCGGTTTTCATTATCTCAGCAAATTTTTCAACTTCAAACCCCTTATAAATGCCTTCAGACACAAAGAAGGGGTAATCGGTATATTTAACGGCTTTATTACTATCTTTGTGGGTTTACTGGAATTTTTCTTGGAGTTTGTCCGTATCATCAGCCTGACCTTCCGTCTTTTCGGCAATATGATAGGCGGCGAAATCCTTATACTTATGATTACGTTCCTTGCGCCGTTCATTATCGGCATACCTTTCTATGGTCTTGAAATGCTGGTAGGTTTCGTACAGGCGCTGGTGTTCTGCAACTTGGCTCTGGTCTTCTCCCTGATAGCGGTTACGCCTCACGGGGAAGAAAATCATTAA
- the rimM gene encoding ribosome maturation factor RimM (Essential for efficient processing of 16S rRNA), with translation MAQEEYILIGKVLGIWGMNGGLKIGVLTDFPERFDIGNKLLIRRTAYTVSQTSWQKAQAVIHLSEITDIDAAEELIGAPVEIPFSALKKLPEGVYYDFQLIGLEVVGLSGEKIGQIKEILHMPSNDIYVISYGAKEALIPAVKDVVKEINLQTDKMIIDPIPGLLD, from the coding sequence ATGGCTCAAGAAGAATACATTTTAATAGGTAAAGTACTGGGGATATGGGGAATGAACGGCGGCCTTAAAATAGGTGTGCTGACTGATTTCCCTGAACGCTTTGATATCGGAAATAAACTGCTGATAAGACGCACAGCCTATACTGTCAGCCAGACAAGCTGGCAGAAAGCCCAGGCTGTTATTCACCTGAGCGAAATAACCGATATTGATGCCGCAGAGGAGCTTATCGGTGCTCCAGTGGAAATACCGTTCTCCGCCTTAAAAAAACTGCCTGAAGGTGTTTACTATGATTTCCAGCTGATAGGGCTAGAAGTTGTAGGCTTGTCGGGGGAGAAGATTGGGCAGATAAAGGAAATACTCCATATGCCATCTAATGACATATACGTAATCAGTTACGGTGCTAAAGAAGCCCTGATACCGGCGGTCAAGGATGTAGTCAAGGAGATAAACCTGCAGACCGATAAAATGATTATTGACCCCATTCCCGGTTTGCTTGACTAG
- the atpD gene encoding F0F1 ATP synthase subunit beta, with translation MANGKVIQVIGSVVDVEFSADSMPALFNALEIPRDNGKMVLEVQSHVGNNRVKCLSFTPTDGLERGAEVIDTKRPLSVPVGRNTLGRIFNVLGEPLDNRGDVKSEKTMPIHRSAPAMDELESSAQVLETGLKVVDLIAPFARGGKIGALGGAGVGKTVLIQELIRNIATEHEGFSVFAGVGERSREGNDLWHEMEDSGVLPKTTMVFGQMNELPAVRLRIALTGLTMAEYFRDEERQDVLLFIDNIYRYTLAGMEVSALLGRMPSAVGYQPTLATEMGALQERIASTKQGSITSFQAVYVPADDYTDPGVVATFGHLDAMIALERSLAEQALYPAVDPLASNSRILDPQVVGEEHYKVARDVQKVLQRYKDLQDVIAILGMEELSEEDKLTVARARRIQRFLTQPMFVSEVFTGRPGQYVSLAETIRGFKEILEGKHDSLPEQAFYMVGTIDDAVAEAKKLSAV, from the coding sequence ATGGCAAACGGAAAGGTTATACAGGTAATTGGTTCGGTTGTTGACGTAGAGTTTTCGGCAGATTCCATGCCGGCTCTGTTTAATGCGTTGGAAATTCCCCGTGATAACGGCAAAATGGTGCTGGAAGTGCAGTCACACGTCGGTAACAACCGCGTAAAGTGCCTTTCCTTTACTCCTACCGATGGTCTGGAGCGCGGCGCCGAGGTTATTGATACCAAAAGACCGCTTTCGGTTCCGGTAGGCCGTAATACTTTGGGGCGTATTTTTAACGTGCTCGGTGAACCTCTGGATAACAGGGGTGATGTAAAATCTGAAAAGACTATGCCTATTCACCGCTCGGCTCCCGCTATGGACGAGCTGGAATCTTCCGCTCAGGTATTGGAAACGGGTCTTAAAGTTGTTGACCTGATTGCGCCCTTTGCCCGCGGCGGTAAGATCGGCGCTTTAGGTGGTGCAGGTGTAGGCAAGACCGTTCTTATTCAGGAACTTATACGTAACATTGCTACCGAGCACGAAGGTTTTTCAGTTTTTGCCGGTGTAGGTGAACGTTCCCGCGAAGGTAATGACCTTTGGCATGAAATGGAAGACTCAGGCGTGCTTCCCAAGACTACCATGGTATTCGGTCAGATGAATGAGCTTCCCGCAGTACGTCTGCGTATTGCTCTTACCGGTCTTACCATGGCCGAATATTTCCGTGATGAAGAAAGACAGGACGTGCTTCTGTTTATTGACAATATCTATCGTTATACCCTGGCTGGTATGGAAGTATCCGCCCTTTTAGGACGTATGCCTTCTGCTGTAGGTTATCAGCCCACTCTGGCCACTGAAATGGGTGCTCTGCAGGAGCGCATTGCTTCTACCAAACAGGGTTCAATCACCTCATTCCAGGCTGTGTACGTACCGGCAGATGACTATACCGATCCCGGTGTAGTCGCCACTTTCGGTCATCTGGATGCTATGATTGCCCTTGAGCGTTCACTGGCCGAACAGGCTCTTTATCCGGCTGTAGATCCGCTGGCTTCCAATTCCCGCATACTTGACCCTCAGGTAGTGGGTGAGGAACATTATAAAGTAGCCCGTGACGTTCAGAAGGTTCTTCAGCGCTATAAGGATCTTCAGGATGTTATCGCTATCCTGGGTATGGAAGAACTTTCTGAAGAAGACAAACTGACTGTTGCCCGTGCCCGCCGAATTCAGCGTTTCCTGACTCAACCTATGTTTGTTTCAGAGGTATTTACCGGCCGTCCCGGTCAGTATGTATCTTTGGCTGAAACTATTCGCGGGTTTAAGGAAATTCTTGAGGGTAAGCATGACAGTTTGCCTGAACAGGCTTTCTATATGGTAGGCACTATTGATGATGCCGTGGCCGAAGCCAAAAAGCTAAGCGCGGTCTAA
- the atpF gene encoding F0F1 ATP synthase subunit B → MEKLAELGINIPSFIAQIVNFGLLLGLLYLFAYKPILAKLDERSARIKESMERTDQVKEQAQRAEEEFKKKIGEASQQGQLVIERAVKTGDEIRQKAIEEAKAEAEAMLSRARTEIRQERDEVVDQLRKEFAELTILAAGKVIDQSLDKKAHQALIDSVLENSTNLRKN, encoded by the coding sequence GTGGAAAAACTGGCAGAACTGGGAATAAATATACCTTCTTTCATAGCCCAGATTGTAAACTTCGGTTTACTCTTAGGTCTGCTGTATCTGTTTGCCTATAAACCCATTCTGGCCAAACTTGACGAGCGTTCTGCCCGTATCAAGGAAAGCATGGAACGGACAGACCAGGTAAAGGAACAGGCCCAACGGGCGGAAGAAGAGTTTAAAAAGAAGATTGGCGAAGCCAGCCAGCAGGGTCAGCTGGTGATTGAACGGGCTGTGAAGACCGGTGATGAAATCCGCCAGAAGGCCATAGAGGAAGCTAAGGCTGAAGCTGAAGCTATGCTTAGCCGCGCCCGGACTGAAATACGTCAGGAACGTGATGAGGTAGTGGACCAGCTGCGCAAGGAATTTGCCGAACTGACCATTTTGGCGGCCGGCAAGGTTATTGACCAATCTTTAGATAAAAAAGCGCATCAGGCGCTGATTGACAGTGTGCTTGAAAATAGCACCAACCTGCGAAAAAATTAA
- the atpG gene encoding ATP synthase F1 subunit gamma yields MANIRIIKRRIRSVRNIAKITRAMEMIAASKMKKAQERGLAGRSYSEKITEVIAALAALPQSGEVLHPLLERRPVKKIAVLHITPDRGQCGGLVANINRKTGTFIMEQKVPVSAVVVGRKGVDFIRRIKQQMRAEFINLGDKPGYLDTLPISRVIMDDFMSGEIDQVFISYTQFVSTALQKPVLEQLLPVVPLELPPGQNLEYIYEPESATVLNSLLPRFVEMSVYHAILESIASEQSARMVAMRNATDNAKEVIGELTLIYNKARQESITNELLDIVGGAAALA; encoded by the coding sequence ATGGCTAATATAAGAATAATAAAAAGGCGTATCCGCAGTGTCCGTAATATAGCCAAGATTACCAGGGCTATGGAAATGATTGCGGCCTCTAAAATGAAAAAGGCCCAGGAACGCGGTCTGGCTGGTAGGTCTTACAGTGAAAAAATCACCGAGGTTATTGCCGCTTTAGCGGCTCTACCCCAGAGCGGTGAAGTTTTGCACCCCTTGCTTGAACGCAGACCGGTCAAAAAGATAGCCGTACTTCACATAACTCCTGACCGGGGTCAGTGCGGCGGTTTGGTTGCAAATATCAACCGCAAGACCGGTACTTTCATAATGGAGCAAAAAGTTCCGGTGTCTGCCGTAGTTGTAGGGCGTAAGGGCGTGGATTTTATCCGCCGTATCAAACAGCAAATGCGGGCAGAGTTTATAAATTTGGGTGACAAGCCCGGTTATCTGGACACGCTTCCCATTTCCAGAGTTATTATGGATGACTTTATGAGCGGGGAGATCGACCAGGTATTTATTTCCTACACCCAGTTTGTAAGTACCGCCCTGCAGAAGCCTGTTCTTGAGCAGCTTTTGCCGGTAGTGCCGCTGGAATTGCCTCCCGGCCAGAATCTGGAATATATTTACGAGCCGGAATCGGCTACTGTTTTAAATTCGCTTTTACCCCGTTTTGTTGAGATGAGTGTTTATCATGCCATTCTGGAGTCTATTGCCTCAGAGCAGTCAGCCCGGATGGTTGCCATGCGCAATGCTACTGATAATGCCAAAGAGGTTATCGGGGAGCTTACACTTATTTACAACAAGGCTCGTCAGGAATCTATCACTAATGAGCTTTTGGACATCGTCGGCGGAGCTGCCGCGCTGGCCTAA
- a CDS encoding KH domain-containing protein: MKELVEYIAKSLADEPNDVVVTEEPEEEGIKLTLKVADVDKGRIIGKQGRIAQAMRTLIRVKAAKAGKRARLEIL, translated from the coding sequence ATGAAAGAACTTGTCGAGTACATCGCCAAATCGCTAGCTGACGAGCCAAATGATGTAGTAGTGACAGAGGAACCTGAAGAAGAAGGCATCAAGCTGACTCTGAAGGTAGCCGATGTAGATAAGGGCAGGATTATCGGCAAGCAGGGCAGGATTGCTCAGGCAATGCGCACCCTCATTCGGGTCAAAGCTGCGAAAGCTGGTAAACGCGCCCGTCTTGAAATTCTTTAG
- the atpA gene encoding F0F1 ATP synthase subunit alpha, with translation MSARGQDIVSIIKEQIKEFGAPVSMTSVGSVIEVGDGIARIHGLSNAKYNELLEFPGGVMGIALNLEEDSVAAVILGEDSNIKEGDEVKATGRISEITVGKGMIGRVVDPLGRPLDGKGPIKAESTRPLERIAPNVVDRKSVNTPVQTGIKAIDAMIPIGRGQRELIIGDRSTGKTAIALDTIINQKGGDLVCIYVAIGQKASKVARTVALLEQYGAMEHTIVVAANSSDAVALQYLAPYAGCAIGEEFMEQGQDALVVYDDLTKHAWAYRQLSLLLRRPPGREAYPGDVFYLHSRLLERAARLNDKLGGGSLTALPIIETQAGDVSAYVPTNVISITDGQIYLEPDMFNAGIRPAVNVGISVSRVGSSAQTKAMKKVASKLKMDMGQYRELAAFAQFGTSELDKATRMQLERGQRITEVLKQGQYQPLPMANQVAILYAVLNGYLDSIEVEKVRDFESGFYRFLEANYASVLNNITKENAISAETETALKTALDDYKKGLVA, from the coding sequence TTGAGCGCACGTGGTCAAGATATAGTATCTATTATTAAAGAGCAGATAAAAGAATTCGGTGCTCCGGTTAGCATGACCAGCGTCGGTTCGGTTATCGAAGTAGGCGATGGCATCGCCCGTATTCATGGTCTTTCCAATGCCAAGTACAACGAACTTTTGGAATTCCCCGGCGGTGTTATGGGCATTGCCCTTAACCTTGAAGAAGACAGCGTTGCAGCTGTTATTCTGGGCGAAGATTCCAATATTAAAGAAGGCGACGAAGTAAAGGCTACCGGTCGTATTTCTGAAATTACGGTTGGTAAAGGTATGATTGGCCGCGTTGTAGACCCTTTAGGCCGCCCTCTGGACGGCAAAGGCCCTATCAAGGCTGAATCAACCCGCCCCCTTGAGCGTATCGCCCCTAACGTGGTTGACCGTAAATCAGTAAACACTCCGGTTCAGACAGGTATCAAAGCTATTGATGCCATGATACCCATCGGCCGCGGTCAGCGTGAGCTGATTATTGGTGACCGTTCAACCGGTAAAACCGCCATTGCTCTGGATACCATTATTAACCAGAAGGGCGGGGATCTGGTTTGTATTTATGTGGCTATCGGACAGAAGGCTTCCAAAGTAGCCCGTACGGTAGCTTTGCTTGAGCAGTACGGTGCTATGGAGCATACTATCGTGGTTGCGGCAAACTCTTCTGACGCAGTAGCTTTGCAGTATCTGGCACCTTATGCCGGCTGCGCTATCGGTGAAGAGTTTATGGAACAGGGTCAAGATGCCTTGGTGGTTTATGATGACCTGACCAAGCATGCCTGGGCTTATCGCCAGCTTTCACTCCTTCTGCGTCGCCCGCCCGGCCGTGAGGCTTATCCGGGTGATGTATTCTACCTGCACAGCCGTTTGTTGGAACGGGCTGCCAGACTTAATGACAAGCTTGGCGGCGGTTCGCTGACCGCTTTGCCCATTATTGAAACTCAGGCCGGAGACGTTTCGGCTTATGTACCTACCAACGTTATTTCCATTACGGATGGACAGATTTATCTTGAACCGGATATGTTTAACGCCGGTATCCGACCCGCGGTTAACGTGGGTATATCGGTGTCACGCGTGGGTTCAAGCGCTCAGACCAAGGCCATGAAGAAGGTTGCCAGCAAACTGAAGATGGATATGGGTCAGTATCGTGAATTGGCTGCTTTTGCCCAGTTCGGTACTTCCGAACTTGATAAAGCTACCCGTATGCAGCTGGAGCGCGGTCAAAGAATCACCGAGGTACTCAAACAGGGTCAGTACCAGCCGTTGCCCATGGCTAATCAGGTTGCTATCCTGTATGCCGTGCTGAACGGGTATCTTGACAGTATAGAAGTTGAAAAAGTACGTGATTTTGAGAGCGGGTTCTATCGCTTCCTCGAAGCGAACTATGCTTCGGTGCTGAACAATATTACCAAGGAAAATGCTATCTCTGCTGAAACCGAGACAGCCCTTAAGACCGCTTTGGATGATTATAAGAAGGGTTTAGTAGCATAA
- the ppsA gene encoding phosphoenolpyruvate synthase — translation MQKGHEAIVWFNEVTKNDIPLVGGKGANLGEMTGAGIPVPPGYIVTANAYFDFINSSNLRPSISKALESLDINDSKQLAAVANIVKEMILSTPLPAELATQIKVAYEKMGQGLVAVRSSATAEDLPEASFAGQQSTYLNIEGGDEVVKAVQKCWASLFEARAIYYRVQQNFDHLQVGIAVPVQKMVQSQASGVCFTIEPITSDPTKIVIEAIYGLGEGLVSGEITPDLYIIDKEGPSVLSRTISHQERRLVRKNGNSASGAEDESGNNYWQPVPSAKQEQQKITEDDIITLAKLAMLIEKHYSGPQDIEWAKEENEIYIVQSRPVTALKDASELEPEIEAPILLQGAAASPGLATGEVKVLQDPSEIDLVNQGDILVAEMTTPDFVPAMKRAAAIVTNRGGRTSHAAIVSRELGIPCVVGTGEATKLLKNGQMITVDGTHGKVYNGKVTRNVKTSSIASIVREAIRTKTRVYVNLAQPELADKVAARNVDGVGLLRAEFIFSQIGKHPRYMIEMGQQEEYIQQVYEGVLSFAKAFHPRPVVYRTNDFKTNEYRDLLGGDKYEGQEENPMLGYRGVSRYIKDIEVFKMEIEAIKRVRKDYPNVYVMLPFVRTVDELKKVKQILEDEGLKRGPDFKLWMMVEVPSNIFLIDKFIDAGIDGISIGSNDLTQLILGVDRDSEMLRETFDERNEAVLVALEKAVTTAARRGITASICGQAPSVYPELTEKLVSWGITSVSVSPDMIGTTREIIAKAEAKLKIK, via the coding sequence ATGCAAAAAGGTCATGAGGCTATTGTCTGGTTTAACGAAGTTACGAAGAACGATATCCCTCTGGTCGGCGGTAAAGGCGCTAATTTAGGCGAAATGACCGGCGCCGGTATCCCTGTACCTCCCGGTTATATCGTAACAGCCAATGCCTATTTTGACTTCATAAACAGCTCAAACCTTCGCCCGTCCATCAGCAAGGCTCTTGAGTCACTGGATATCAATGATTCCAAACAACTTGCAGCTGTTGCTAACATCGTAAAGGAAATGATTCTCTCCACCCCCCTGCCTGCCGAACTTGCCACCCAGATTAAGGTTGCATATGAGAAAATGGGGCAAGGCTTGGTAGCAGTACGGTCATCAGCTACGGCTGAGGATTTGCCGGAAGCGTCTTTTGCCGGCCAGCAAAGCACCTACCTTAATATAGAGGGCGGTGACGAAGTTGTTAAGGCTGTTCAGAAATGCTGGGCTTCTTTGTTTGAGGCCAGAGCTATTTACTACAGGGTACAGCAAAACTTTGACCACCTGCAGGTTGGCATCGCCGTACCGGTACAAAAAATGGTACAGTCACAGGCTTCCGGTGTCTGCTTCACTATTGAACCCATCACTTCAGACCCCACTAAAATAGTAATTGAAGCCATATACGGTCTGGGAGAAGGTCTGGTGTCAGGGGAAATTACACCGGACCTTTATATTATAGATAAAGAAGGGCCGTCGGTTCTTTCAAGGACTATCAGCCATCAGGAAAGGCGGCTGGTACGCAAAAACGGCAATTCAGCTTCAGGCGCCGAAGATGAATCCGGCAACAATTACTGGCAACCGGTACCCTCAGCCAAGCAGGAACAGCAAAAGATTACCGAAGACGATATTATTACACTGGCCAAACTGGCCATGCTTATTGAGAAGCACTACAGCGGCCCTCAGGATATTGAATGGGCAAAAGAAGAAAACGAAATTTACATTGTCCAGTCCCGCCCTGTTACCGCACTGAAAGATGCCAGTGAACTGGAACCCGAGATTGAAGCACCCATTCTGCTGCAGGGTGCGGCCGCTTCACCCGGTCTGGCTACCGGCGAAGTCAAAGTGCTTCAAGATCCCTCCGAAATAGATCTGGTAAATCAGGGGGATATTCTGGTAGCCGAAATGACCACCCCTGACTTTGTACCCGCCATGAAACGGGCCGCTGCCATTGTAACCAACCGCGGCGGACGCACCTCCCACGCTGCCATTGTCAGCCGTGAACTGGGTATCCCCTGCGTGGTAGGTACCGGTGAAGCCACCAAACTGCTTAAGAACGGCCAGATGATTACCGTTGACGGTACTCACGGCAAGGTTTATAACGGTAAGGTAACCCGCAACGTAAAAACCAGCAGCATAGCTTCTATAGTACGTGAAGCTATCCGCACCAAAACCCGCGTTTATGTAAACTTAGCCCAGCCTGAACTGGCTGATAAAGTAGCCGCCCGCAATGTAGATGGAGTAGGTCTACTGAGAGCTGAATTTATATTCAGCCAGATAGGCAAACACCCCCGCTACATGATAGAAATGGGCCAGCAGGAAGAATATATCCAGCAGGTATACGAAGGTGTTTTGTCCTTCGCCAAAGCGTTCCATCCCCGACCGGTAGTCTACCGCACCAATGACTTTAAGACTAACGAATACCGTGATCTGCTGGGCGGCGATAAATATGAAGGCCAGGAAGAAAACCCCATGCTGGGGTACCGCGGTGTTTCCCGCTATATTAAAGATATTGAAGTATTCAAGATGGAAATCGAAGCCATCAAGCGGGTACGCAAGGACTATCCGAATGTCTACGTTATGCTTCCCTTTGTCCGTACCGTAGATGAGCTGAAAAAAGTAAAACAGATACTTGAAGATGAGGGGCTGAAAAGAGGGCCTGATTTCAAACTCTGGATGATGGTGGAAGTACCCTCCAATATCTTCCTGATTGACAAGTTTATTGATGCCGGTATAGATGGCATTTCCATAGGTTCAAATGACCTCACCCAGCTGATACTTGGTGTTGACCGTGACAGCGAAATGCTGCGCGAAACCTTTGACGAACGCAATGAAGCAGTTTTGGTAGCCCTGGAAAAAGCCGTTACCACCGCTGCCCGCCGCGGTATTACCGCCTCCATCTGCGGACAGGCACCTTCGGTTTACCCTGAACTGACTGAAAAGCTGGTCTCCTGGGGCATAACCTCGGTTTCTGTCAGTCCTGACATGATAGGCACTACCCGCGAGATTATTGCCAAGGCAGAGGCCAAATTAAAGATTAAATGA
- a CDS encoding AtpZ/AtpI family protein: MNKWGTGLQYLGLGWYIALVILLGTLGGRWLDETFGLSPLFLLIGLLSGVFLAFYGVYRLLPKITNNGKGN; this comes from the coding sequence ATGAACAAATGGGGTACAGGTCTTCAGTATCTTGGTTTGGGCTGGTATATTGCCCTTGTCATATTGCTGGGGACTCTGGGCGGCAGATGGCTGGACGAGACTTTTGGTCTTTCACCCCTGTTCTTACTGATCGGTCTTTTAAGCGGAGTTTTTCTGGCCTTTTACGGCGTTTATCGGTTGCTGCCGAAGATAACTAACAACGGTAAAGGGAATTGA
- the atpH gene encoding ATP synthase F1 subunit delta → MAKRVYAIAMRYAQALYELAKEQKSLDKWQEDLQDLSSLTEDASVAEFLSNPKIASARKHKVLAKLSNIDPLMLNLVDMLVATRRLGIMRAVSGEYNRLLNEARGVEDAIVTTAKPSSEADIEIIRQQLSKITGKKINVVTATDPGLIAGLKARIGDKLIDGSVSRRLVLLQNEISQGRI, encoded by the coding sequence GTGGCCAAAAGAGTTTATGCTATAGCCATGCGTTATGCGCAGGCATTATACGAACTGGCTAAGGAGCAAAAGTCTCTGGATAAGTGGCAGGAAGATTTACAGGATCTTTCCAGCCTTACAGAGGATGCTTCGGTTGCTGAGTTTCTCAGCAACCCCAAAATTGCCTCTGCCAGAAAACACAAGGTCCTTGCCAAGCTGAGTAATATAGACCCGCTGATGCTGAACCTGGTGGATATGCTGGTGGCTACCCGCAGGCTGGGTATCATGAGGGCTGTTTCAGGTGAGTACAACCGTTTGCTGAATGAGGCCAGAGGGGTGGAGGATGCTATTGTAACCACTGCCAAGCCTTCCAGCGAAGCGGATATTGAAATAATCAGACAGCAGTTAAGCAAGATAACCGGGAAAAAGATAAATGTAGTAACTGCAACAGACCCCGGCTTGATAGCTGGTCTGAAAGCCAGAATCGGGGATAAACTGATAGATGGTTCTGTCAGTCGGAGGCTGGTCTTACTGCAAAACGAAATCAGTCAGGGACGTATTTGA
- the atpE gene encoding ATP synthase F0 subunit C: MEADVIKLLAAGLAMGLGAIGPGIGVGILGFGALQAIGRNPEAKGSIFTNMILLVAFAESIAIFALVISIVLIFVA; encoded by the coding sequence GTGGAAGCTGATGTAATCAAACTCTTAGCGGCTGGCTTGGCAATGGGTCTGGGTGCAATTGGCCCTGGTATCGGTGTAGGTATTCTGGGTTTTGGTGCTTTGCAGGCTATCGGCCGCAATCCTGAAGCCAAGGGTTCTATCTTTACCAACATGATCCTTTTGGTGGCTTTCGCTGAGTCCATCGCCATCTTTGCGCTGGTTATCTCTATCGTACTTATTTTCGTTGCCTAA
- the rpsP gene encoding 30S ribosomal protein S16: MLKIRLTRIGAPKKPCYRIIVTEARSPRDATYTDIVGTYNPMTNPETVVINAEKALYWIGKGAQPTDTVARLLKKAGVVNSN; the protein is encoded by the coding sequence ATGTTGAAAATCAGACTCACTCGTATCGGAGCCCCCAAGAAACCTTGCTACCGGATAATCGTAACTGAGGCCCGTTCGCCGCGTGATGCCACTTATACGGACATTGTCGGCACCTACAACCCCATGACTAATCCTGAAACTGTGGTCATAAACGCCGAAAAAGCCCTCTACTGGATTGGTAAAGGTGCTCAACCTACGGATACGGTTGCCCGCCTTTTGAAAAAGGCCGGCGTCGTTAATTCTAACTAA
- a CDS encoding F0F1 ATP synthase subunit epsilon, whose amino-acid sequence MAKLKLDIVTAERSVFSEEVDVVVAPGIEGEMAILPHHAPLMTALQAGELKAKIGSEEYSMVVSGGFLEVRPDRVIVLADSAERAEEIDIARAAEAKKRAEARMADKYEPGMLAAETEASLRRAMIRLKVAEKRRKHPQV is encoded by the coding sequence TTGGCTAAATTAAAGCTGGACATAGTTACTGCGGAACGGTCGGTATTTTCCGAAGAGGTAGATGTGGTGGTTGCCCCCGGTATTGAGGGTGAAATGGCCATACTGCCTCATCATGCCCCGCTGATGACAGCTTTGCAGGCTGGGGAACTCAAGGCTAAAATCGGCTCTGAGGAATATTCTATGGTGGTTTCCGGCGGTTTCCTTGAGGTACGGCCTGACAGGGTAATCGTGTTGGCAGATAGTGCTGAACGGGCAGAGGAAATTGATATTGCCCGGGCTGCCGAGGCCAAGAAGAGGGCTGAAGCCCGCATGGCTGACAAATACGAACCTGGTATGCTGGCTGCCGAAACAGAAGCTTCACTGCGACGGGCTATGATACGCCTGAAGGTAGCCGAAAAACGGCGGAAACACCCCCAAGTCTAG
- a CDS encoding bifunctional nuclease family protein — protein sequence MIEMTIDSIRVSLMNYQRVVLLKEKTSDRYLPIWIGTAEAEAIAVKLQGVAVPRPLTHDLLGTVIDVLGAKVRSIVVDDLKNDTFYAKILLEVDSEQMEIDCRPSDALALAVRVNVPIYAADSVLEKASIMLDREQDKRAMDEMDLPEPPAGGKGEKTRKASDEEIKRLSAFRDFVDNLDLEDFDKRKS from the coding sequence ATGATAGAAATGACGATAGACAGCATAAGGGTTAGCCTGATGAATTATCAGAGGGTAGTTTTGCTTAAGGAAAAGACCTCTGACCGTTATCTGCCTATTTGGATTGGTACAGCTGAGGCTGAGGCTATTGCAGTTAAGCTGCAGGGGGTGGCAGTTCCCCGCCCTTTGACCCATGACCTCCTCGGTACAGTTATAGATGTGCTGGGTGCAAAGGTACGCTCCATAGTGGTAGATGACCTGAAAAATGACACTTTTTACGCTAAGATATTATTAGAGGTAGACAGCGAGCAAATGGAAATAGATTGCCGCCCGTCAGATGCTCTGGCACTTGCGGTAAGGGTGAATGTACCTATATATGCGGCTGACAGTGTACTGGAAAAAGCCAGCATCATGCTGGACCGCGAACAGGATAAACGGGCGATGGACGAAATGGATTTGCCCGAACCACCCGCCGGCGGCAAGGGTGAAAAGACCCGTAAGGCCAGTGACGAAGAGATTAAAAGGCTGTCAGCTTTCCGTGATTTTGTAGATAACCTGGACCTTGAGGATTTTGACAAGCGTAAATCCTGA